In Juglans regia cultivar Chandler chromosome 13, Walnut 2.0, whole genome shotgun sequence, the DNA window GCCAGTGTGGAATGTGAGTAACACTAGGTAGCTAGCTAGTATTCTTGGGTACAAGGTAGCTTCTCTTCCCATTACCTACTTGGGATTGCCGTTGGGGGCTGCCGCACGGGCCTCATCCATATGGGATTCAGTCATAAAGAAGATAGGAAGGAAATTGTCAGGgtggaagagattgtatttaTCGAAAGGTGACCGGttgactcttatcaagagtacccttTCTAACTTACCTACGTACTTCTTATCTTTGTTCCGATTGCCTGCCAGGGTAGCAGCTCAGATTGATAAATTGTATCGTGATTTCTTATGGGGTGGGataggggatgaattcaaatttcacctgGTTAGCTGGGATAAGGTGTGTAGACCAATCTCGTCAAGTGGTTTGGgtgtaaaaaatttgagaacattCAATTGGATCCTACttgggaagtggctatggaggtatAACAATGAGACAGAAGCTCTATGGAAACTGGTGCTGGTTGTTAATATGGAAGCATGTGAGGGGTTGGTGCACTGAAGAGGTATACGAGGCCAGCggtgtgggagtttggaaacacattaggaAGGGGTGGGGGGATTTTAGTAGTCATTCTAAATTGGTGTTGGGGAGGGGTTCTCGCATTAAGTTTTGGAGTGGACATATGGTGTGGAAATGAGGCTCTAAAGGATGCATTTCCAGCTATTTTCTGAGTGGCATGTAACCAGGAAGCTTCAATAGAGGACCTTATGCTCCTATCAGGAGACCAAGTGCAGTGGAACGTTATGTTTAGTAGAGCGGCGCAGGATTGAGAAGTGGACATTGATGCTTTTTTCAACCTTCTTTATTCTGTGAAGCCGAATAAACAGCAAGTTGATAGGATGTGGTGGACTCCCGCAGGTAAGGGCATTTTCTCAGTTCGATCTTTTTATAAGTCCATTTCCCAAGCTACTAATATTCCATTCCCATGGAGgagaatttggagaaataaggcgccTCCGAAAGCGGTCTTTTTTACATGAACAATAGCGTTGGAGAAAATTTTGACTACCGACAATCTAAGGAAGCGCCGAATAGTTATActagactggtgttgcatgtgcaagagatCTGGCGAGACAGTGGAACACCTACTGCTACATTGAGAGACAACTAGAGCCTAGTGGGTGGAAGTCTTTAGCTGGATAGAGTTATCCTTTGTTATGCCTGCATCTATGGTAGATCTATTGGCCAGCTGGACACTTGCAAGAGGAGTTCAACAAATCAAGGCGGTATGAAAAATTATCCCGAtctatattatgtggtgtatatggcaagagcgcaatgaTCGGACTTTCGAAAAAAAGGAGCGGTCTCTAGAGGAACTTAGAACTCTATTTTTCAGTACattatttctatgggccattgctttagattttaacggcctgaattttcatgactttttaGTTTCCCTTACTTCGACCTAGATaagtcttatctcttgtataccatcttgtgtacttgggctttgcctatctctattaatatattattgattacttataaaaaaaaaataatcaccaAAATGTTTTTGGCTAGTTTGattcattattattaacaaaagatATTGCATGTGACAAATGGTCTCCTCTGTTCATGAAGTAGGGGATATCAAAAGTGAGGTTAGACTTACAAAGATCCAAAGAGAAGTCTGAGCAAGCATCACAAACTAAATAAAatgcattactttttttttttttttttatgactcacccatggaacctaaaccccaGGGGAGACTAGCACAGAAACCCACTGCCAtgacctcccacttaaatcgcaaTTTGATCCCAAGGGGAATTGAACTtgtgacatggggctcatgcacacaagttcgcccttaTCACTTGGGCTACTCACGAGTTGTTAAATGCattacttattaaaaagaattatttaaaaaaaaactaaatgaaaaTGCAAGAGATTGAAAAGGGAAATGTATTTACAAATATAGGctataaacaaaagaaattgtgAATAAGGAACCGATATTAATTATTGGAAAATCCATTCAAATATCCATCCTGTGAAAGGCCAATGAATCTTGTGTAAATCAGGCTATCAAGTATGTGGCATGCAGCACACTGTCAGTTACAACCAACCGGGCTGTTGCCACCGCTTACTAAGTGCTGGTTCTATCCCGGCCAAGCAATCAAAGCCAAGGACCTAGGTGGGAATAGTGAAATAGAGAAGGGGAAGAAGCAGGGTAGAGGAATTGGTCAAATCACAGGCCCATGGTCTGAAGACGCCTGGTTTCACCCTCGGGTGTTTCAAAACAGTACTTCCATAAGGTCGATGTACTTCAGACCACAATATAGTGTAtccaatgaatgaaaaaaaaaaaagcctattCTATTGGTGCACACAGCTAAGAAGAATCAATTTCATGACCAACCCCCAAGTCCCAGAACCGTCCAAAAGATAAATCCACAATTTAGTACACAGCAATTGATGATAACAATAACTGAACACATGTATCAGAATCATATAAGAGATCAGAAATATACCTAACACCAGCATCACCAACAATACCAATTGCCATACCAGCAGAGAGCCCAGCAAGACCACAGGCAAGTCCAGAAGAGAGGTGTGCATAACCATCAAACAGGTAATATGACTTGGCCTTTGGGTTAATCCCAGTACTGATGATAACAGCAATAATAAGGCCATAGATACCCAAAACTCCAGCCATAACAACTGGAACAATGGACTTCATCACCAGTTCAGGCCTCATTACACCCATAGAAGCCACACCAACGCCACTCTTTGCTGTCCCATAGGCAGCTCCCATACCTGAATAGCCAAATATTAACCAAAAAGCAGTAAAAATAACAttgtaaatatgaaaaaaaaaggaagaaaaaaactcTTATTGTTTCTCCTAGAATCTTACTTTTATGTAGTTCTATCAGCCTACATTGAGTAATGGGATCTCCAATTGGAGTTTTGGATGTTGAATAATTATCGATCGAAAACCGAACCAAGAAACCAAACTTAAATTTCCAATAATCATATTTAATCCGATCTACACTAAACATGCTCAATTGAACACTTTATAATCGggattttatgtataatttgaACCCGATCTACATCAACCACACTCAATTAAGCGCTTCACATAATTCGAGCTAAGTCTAACAATTGAATCCAATTAA includes these proteins:
- the LOC108986973 gene encoding V-type proton ATPase subunit c1; translated protein: MSNFSGDETAPFFGFLGAAAALVFSCMGAAYGTAKSGVGVASMGVMRPELVMKSIVPVVMAGVLGIYGLIIAVIISTGINPKAKSYYLFDGYAHLSSGLACGLAGLSAGMAIGIVGDAGVRANAQQPKLFVGMILILIFAEALALYGLIVGIILSSRAGQSRAE